Proteins encoded by one window of Salirhabdus salicampi:
- a CDS encoding transglycosylase domain-containing protein, producing the protein MNKQTINKSKEKLARIWRNGSIGKCFRISYDVIWNLLLFFIISGIIVSFFLGGIGLGYFASLVKDEEVRSFADMERSIYNYEETTSLYFADQKYLGKLPSDLHREEVKLEEVSDHLKNALIATEDEYFLEHNGVVPKAILRAIFQELTNSNVKTGGSTLTQQLIKNQILTNEVSFERKAKEILLALRLERFFDKDEILEAYLNVAPFGRDSSGRNIAGIQTAAEGIFGVKAKDLNIPQAAFIAGLPQAPFAYTPFLNGGQIKNEEGLQAGLNRMKSVLNRMHKAGFITEKQLEEALEYDIASELSQEKESIVQEYPYLTFEVLDRAKDIMAKHLAGEDGYTIDDFENNKELRNRYMIIAERSLRQKGYRIHTTIDKDIYEKFQEITKNFEHFGPDHSIVKINPETGEKESAIQPLEVGSVLIENSTGKIISFVGGRDFFEFSQNNHATNTKRPNGSTMKPLLDYAPGMELGVVQPGSPIPDVSFTYEDSTPHWSPKNYTGRETGLTTARVALARSYNIPAARTYLQILNQQPANYLLDMGITTLEEQDMYNASLSLGSPRQGLTVEETVNAYVTFGNMGQFIDAYMIDKIETNDGEVIYEHNPEPVEVFSPQTSYLMIDMMRDVLRSGTATYTQSALKYKNVDWAGKTGTTQFFQDTWFVATNPNVTIGSWMGYDNYDANADGRSDKRINVRNCSNCTLGYSSRNLLFWSELVNAASEIKPDLMIPSSDFKRPGGLERTTICAVSGLLPSEECKELGLTTTDWFNAKHVPREEDYSIVKGNYVTIDGKVYDALDETPEEFTENGYFLNIEFIEDKGWDDIDDLSDLFPKGDNWNKIKIPSEETLKNDEKAPSKPKEVKISNDNLTWKASGEKDVIGYRVYVTDQEGELGTLIGVTTETSFKLQTRDKEYYVTAVDFFGQESSPSKRIIYGTIEDPDQPDDLEEEEEEEKQEENEEEPNEQNDDSDQNNNDGSEEQQSDDTPEDDGSDDSEQTNNETIDDDNEIIDPTDNS; encoded by the coding sequence ATGAATAAACAAACTATAAATAAATCAAAGGAAAAATTGGCACGCATATGGCGAAATGGATCGATAGGGAAATGTTTCCGAATTTCATATGATGTGATATGGAATTTGTTATTGTTTTTCATTATTTCTGGCATTATTGTTTCATTCTTTTTAGGTGGAATTGGACTCGGATATTTTGCATCCCTTGTTAAAGACGAAGAAGTTCGAAGTTTTGCCGATATGGAACGAAGTATTTACAACTACGAAGAAACAACTTCTCTCTATTTTGCAGACCAAAAATACTTAGGGAAATTACCTTCTGATTTACACAGAGAAGAAGTAAAACTTGAAGAAGTTTCGGATCATTTAAAAAATGCTCTTATTGCGACAGAGGATGAGTATTTTTTAGAGCATAATGGAGTTGTTCCGAAGGCAATTTTAAGAGCTATTTTTCAAGAATTGACGAACTCTAACGTGAAAACTGGTGGTAGTACACTAACCCAGCAGCTCATTAAAAACCAAATCTTAACAAACGAAGTGTCCTTTGAGCGAAAAGCTAAAGAAATTTTGCTTGCGTTACGATTAGAACGTTTTTTTGATAAAGATGAAATACTGGAAGCATATTTAAACGTAGCTCCATTTGGAAGAGACTCTTCCGGAAGAAATATTGCAGGAATTCAAACAGCTGCAGAAGGTATCTTTGGAGTTAAAGCAAAAGATTTAAATATACCACAAGCCGCATTTATTGCAGGACTCCCACAAGCACCTTTTGCTTATACACCATTCCTTAACGGTGGACAGATTAAAAATGAAGAAGGTTTACAAGCCGGGTTGAATCGAATGAAATCTGTGTTAAATCGAATGCATAAAGCCGGATTCATTACAGAAAAACAATTAGAAGAAGCCCTTGAGTATGACATCGCGAGTGAACTCTCACAAGAAAAAGAATCTATCGTTCAAGAATATCCTTATTTAACGTTCGAAGTGTTAGATAGAGCAAAAGACATTATGGCGAAACATTTAGCCGGAGAAGATGGGTACACGATAGACGACTTTGAAAATAACAAAGAATTACGTAATCGTTATATGATCATTGCAGAACGTAGCTTAAGGCAAAAAGGCTATCGCATTCATACAACGATTGATAAAGACATCTACGAAAAATTTCAAGAGATCACAAAGAACTTTGAACACTTTGGACCTGATCACTCTATCGTGAAAATAAACCCTGAAACAGGTGAAAAAGAAAGTGCTATACAACCTTTAGAAGTAGGGTCCGTCTTAATCGAAAATAGTACCGGCAAAATTATCTCCTTTGTCGGTGGACGTGATTTCTTTGAGTTTAGTCAGAATAACCATGCGACAAACACAAAACGTCCAAATGGCAGTACGATGAAGCCATTGCTCGATTATGCACCTGGGATGGAATTAGGGGTTGTACAGCCCGGTTCACCTATTCCTGATGTATCATTCACTTACGAAGATAGTACGCCACACTGGTCACCGAAAAACTATACAGGTAGAGAAACAGGTTTAACTACAGCTAGAGTAGCGTTGGCAAGGTCGTACAACATTCCTGCAGCGCGGACGTATTTACAAATATTAAATCAACAACCTGCAAACTACTTATTAGATATGGGGATTACAACATTAGAAGAACAAGACATGTATAATGCTTCTTTATCCCTGGGAAGTCCACGTCAAGGATTAACAGTGGAAGAGACAGTTAATGCCTATGTTACGTTTGGGAATATGGGACAATTCATCGATGCTTACATGATTGATAAAATCGAGACAAACGATGGTGAAGTAATTTATGAGCACAACCCCGAACCTGTTGAAGTCTTTTCACCTCAAACGTCATATCTAATGATAGATATGATGAGAGATGTATTAAGATCTGGAACAGCTACGTATACTCAGTCTGCATTAAAGTATAAAAATGTTGATTGGGCCGGCAAAACAGGTACAACCCAGTTTTTCCAAGATACATGGTTTGTTGCGACGAACCCTAATGTAACGATTGGAAGTTGGATGGGGTATGACAATTATGATGCAAATGCTGATGGAAGATCAGATAAGCGGATTAACGTTCGGAATTGTTCGAACTGTACATTAGGTTATAGTAGCCGTAATCTACTATTCTGGTCTGAACTCGTCAACGCCGCGTCCGAAATTAAACCGGATTTAATGATACCATCCAGTGACTTTAAACGCCCTGGTGGATTAGAAAGAACAACGATTTGTGCCGTATCTGGGTTGCTTCCCAGTGAAGAATGTAAAGAGTTAGGTCTCACCACTACAGACTGGTTTAATGCAAAACATGTACCAAGAGAAGAGGATTACAGTATCGTAAAAGGAAACTATGTTACGATTGATGGAAAAGTATATGATGCCCTGGACGAAACCCCTGAAGAATTTACGGAAAATGGGTATTTCTTAAATATTGAATTTATTGAAGATAAGGGTTGGGATGATATCGACGACTTATCTGACCTGTTCCCAAAAGGTGATAACTGGAATAAAATTAAAATTCCATCTGAAGAAACGTTAAAAAATGATGAAAAAGCTCCATCAAAACCTAAAGAAGTAAAGATTTCAAATGATAATTTAACTTGGAAAGCATCTGGTGAAAAAGATGTGATTGGTTATCGAGTGTATGTAACCGACCAAGAAGGAGAACTGGGTACATTAATTGGAGTTACAACCGAAACAAGTTTCAAATTACAAACAAGAGACAAGGAATATTATGTCACTGCTGTAGACTTTTTCGGCCAAGAATCTTCACCATCTAAACGGATCATATACGGAACAATTGAAGACCCTGACCAACCTGATGATTTAGAAGAGGAAGAAGAAGAAGAAAAGCAGGAAGAAAATGAAGAAGAGCCAAATGAACAAAACGACGACAGCGACCAGAACAACAATGACGGTTCTGAAGAACAACAAAGTGATGATACTCCGGAAGATGATGGATCAGATGATAGTGAACAAACAAATAATGAAACTATCGATGATGATAATGAAATCATCGATCCTACTGATAATAGTTAA
- a CDS encoding GNAT family N-acetyltransferase, with amino-acid sequence MKHKKNYHSSTIQLDNDQIVLEGPLNAEQLSTYKFHEGLSAFRPPKKQFEALLSIANFEEGRILIARHHSTIIGYVTFLYPDPLERWSKFQMEDLIELGAIEIAPQYRGLKIGSNLLKVSMADDAMEDYIIITTEYYWHWDLKGTGLSVWDYRHVMEKMMGAGGLTPVPTDDPEIASHPANCLLARIGKRVSERSIKKFEQLRFLGRSNNEWL; translated from the coding sequence GTGAAACATAAAAAAAACTACCATTCTTCAACTATCCAATTGGATAATGACCAAATTGTTTTAGAAGGACCATTAAATGCCGAACAGCTATCGACATACAAATTTCATGAAGGATTAAGTGCATTTCGGCCGCCAAAAAAGCAATTTGAAGCATTGTTAAGCATTGCCAACTTTGAAGAAGGTCGTATTTTAATTGCTCGTCATCATAGTACAATTATTGGATATGTCACTTTTTTATATCCAGACCCCCTGGAGAGATGGTCCAAATTTCAAATGGAAGACTTAATCGAACTAGGAGCAATCGAAATTGCCCCACAATATAGGGGATTGAAAATTGGCTCAAATCTTCTAAAGGTTTCAATGGCAGATGATGCTATGGAAGATTATATTATTATTACAACCGAGTATTATTGGCATTGGGATTTAAAAGGAACCGGCTTATCTGTATGGGATTATAGACATGTGATGGAAAAGATGATGGGGGCAGGTGGTTTAACACCCGTTCCAACAGATGATCCTGAAATCGCATCCCATCCAGCCAACTGTTTATTAGCCAGAATAGGAAAACGTGTTTCGGAGAGGTCCATTAAAAAATTTGAGCAGTTACGCTTTCTAGGTCGATCAAACAATGAGTGGTTATAA
- a CDS encoding acetoin utilization AcuB family protein: MLVEEIMNMEAISLPPNETIETALYLLRQHDIHHIPIVNDKKEVIGIVSDRDIRDARPSTLHPSEQNTLQYKLHTIMTKPVVTVHPLDFVEEVASIFYEKEISCVPVTKQNKLVGMVTEKDVLYTLIQLTGIHEVSSQIEVKVKHKIGVLPEISKIISEHNVNISSVLVYPDRKESTSKVLVFRINTLNPLPVIQDLKQKGYEVLWPNLPGVTK; this comes from the coding sequence ATGTTAGTTGAGGAAATTATGAATATGGAGGCGATTTCCTTACCTCCAAACGAAACAATTGAAACCGCTTTATATTTACTGAGGCAACATGATATCCACCATATACCGATTGTGAATGATAAAAAAGAAGTAATTGGCATAGTCTCAGACCGTGACATCCGCGATGCCAGACCATCAACATTACATCCATCTGAACAAAATACCCTTCAATATAAGTTACATACCATTATGACAAAACCAGTCGTTACCGTTCACCCGTTAGATTTTGTCGAAGAAGTGGCAAGTATTTTCTACGAAAAAGAAATATCATGTGTGCCTGTAACAAAACAAAATAAATTAGTAGGAATGGTTACGGAAAAAGATGTACTATATACATTAATTCAATTAACGGGCATACATGAAGTCAGTTCTCAAATCGAAGTTAAAGTGAAACATAAAATCGGTGTATTGCCTGAAATCTCCAAAATCATAAGTGAGCATAACGTTAATATCTCATCAGTGCTTGTTTATCCAGACCGAAAAGAGTCTACCAGCAAAGTCCTTGTTTTCAGAATAAACACCTTAAATCCTCTACCTGTTATACAAGACCTTAAACAGAAAGGGTATGAAGTATTATGGCCCAATTTACCAGGAGTGACAAAATGA
- a CDS encoding acetoin utilization protein AcuC produces MNCNAGFVYSENYTTYRFHSEHPFNQKRLILTYDLLHQANALQPNNIIKPRFATDEELMLFHDSSYIEKIKRASTGNLTEQEGLEIGIGTEDTPIFPGMHDASSLIVGGSLQAVDAVLTDGYTHATNLGGGLHHGFKRKASGFCIYNDGAVAIQYIRKKYNLKVLYVDTDAHHGDGVQWAFYDDPNVCTLSIHETGRYLFPGTGNIHERGIKEGYGYSFNIPIDAFTEDESFLHVYKEAMTKIVDYFQPDIIVTQNGADAHAFDPLTHLCLTMSIYEQIPAIAHELAHQYCDGRWIALGGGGYDIWRVVPRAWAQIWQIMNAGTPFKGELPKVWLDKWSKESPVSLPRYWHDEPQLYKPIPRKDEITEKNQYMLTKALQLIRNKNNHHLNDIS; encoded by the coding sequence ATGAATTGTAATGCTGGTTTCGTTTATTCTGAAAACTATACTACTTATCGCTTTCATTCCGAACACCCATTTAACCAAAAACGACTTATCTTAACGTATGATTTACTCCACCAAGCCAATGCGTTACAGCCTAACAATATAATTAAACCAAGGTTTGCTACGGATGAAGAACTTATGTTGTTTCATGATTCTAGCTATATTGAAAAAATTAAGAGAGCAAGTACTGGTAATTTAACAGAACAGGAAGGGTTAGAAATTGGTATTGGTACTGAAGATACACCGATTTTCCCTGGAATGCACGACGCATCTTCATTAATTGTAGGAGGATCGTTACAGGCGGTTGATGCGGTATTAACTGATGGTTATACACACGCTACGAATTTGGGCGGAGGTTTACACCATGGGTTTAAACGAAAAGCATCAGGATTTTGTATCTATAACGATGGAGCAGTAGCGATACAATATATACGAAAAAAATATAATTTAAAAGTATTATATGTCGATACGGATGCACATCACGGTGATGGTGTACAGTGGGCCTTTTACGATGATCCTAACGTATGTACATTATCAATACATGAAACAGGGCGCTACTTATTTCCGGGGACTGGCAACATTCATGAGCGGGGAATAAAAGAAGGATATGGTTATTCATTTAATATTCCTATTGATGCCTTTACAGAAGACGAATCCTTTTTACACGTCTACAAAGAAGCGATGACAAAGATTGTAGACTACTTTCAACCAGATATTATTGTTACACAAAATGGTGCTGATGCCCATGCCTTTGACCCTCTCACCCATTTATGCTTGACAATGAGTATATATGAGCAAATCCCAGCAATTGCCCATGAATTAGCACATCAATATTGTGACGGACGATGGATTGCATTAGGTGGCGGTGGTTATGATATATGGCGTGTTGTTCCAAGGGCTTGGGCCCAAATTTGGCAAATTATGAATGCAGGCACCCCATTTAAAGGGGAACTTCCAAAAGTGTGGTTAGATAAATGGTCAAAAGAATCTCCGGTTTCCTTACCAAGATATTGGCATGATGAACCGCAATTGTACAAGCCAATTCCAAGAAAAGATGAGATTACCGAGAAAAATCAATACATGTTAACAAAGGCGCTTCAACTTATTCGAAATAAAAATAATCATCATTTGAATGATATTAGTTAA
- the motS gene encoding flagellar motor protein MotS encodes MKYKPNRSKKKPKESSRWMTTYADLITLILVFFILLFSMSQIDMEKFKAVAQSYKDRVIFDHNPSIIDGDYPAHKLDDYRERESDETKDEVSESDEEEIHEVEKEQNDDELDILLAKVRQFLTEEGLNDVIKANRTTQGVVLVLQEKVLFESGRAHITEEGKPFLNQVSRLLRGIPNNIKVEGHTDNRPIATTQFPSNWELSSARASSVIRYFIENHGLEDKRFQATGYADTKPVRKNDTIENRQKNRRVEIVILDIE; translated from the coding sequence ATGAAGTATAAGCCAAATCGTTCAAAGAAAAAGCCAAAAGAGAGTTCACGATGGATGACTACGTACGCGGACTTAATTACATTAATTTTAGTGTTCTTTATTTTACTTTTCTCAATGTCTCAAATTGATATGGAAAAATTTAAGGCTGTTGCTCAATCTTATAAAGATCGTGTCATTTTCGATCATAATCCATCTATAATTGATGGTGATTATCCGGCACATAAACTAGATGATTACCGTGAAAGAGAAAGCGATGAAACGAAGGATGAAGTGTCTGAATCTGATGAAGAAGAAATTCATGAAGTCGAAAAAGAACAAAATGATGACGAATTGGACATTCTTTTGGCGAAAGTTCGACAGTTTTTAACTGAAGAAGGGTTAAACGATGTCATTAAAGCCAATCGTACTACCCAAGGTGTCGTTCTAGTATTACAGGAAAAAGTATTATTTGAATCAGGTAGAGCACATATTACTGAAGAAGGAAAACCTTTTCTAAATCAAGTTAGTCGTTTATTAAGGGGAATACCAAATAACATTAAAGTTGAAGGTCATACTGATAACCGCCCCATTGCAACGACACAATTCCCATCGAACTGGGAGTTATCTTCAGCCAGAGCTAGTAGTGTTATCCGTTATTTTATAGAAAATCATGGTCTTGAAGATAAACGGTTTCAAGCAACGGGATATGCTGATACAAAGCCTGTAAGGAAAAACGATACGATTGAAAATAGACAAAAAAACAGACGAGTTGAAATTGTGATTTTAGATATTGAATGA
- the motP gene encoding flagellar motor protein MotP, with amino-acid sequence MRRSDLLTPIGIFIGLTMVLFGIYFNGGLSGMVSFVQISSILVVLGGLLGALLVNFDLRQLKMTVKVFKEAFRKNDHDVKELIQLFVRLSEKARREGLLALESELDEVEDPFIKKGVLLAIDGIEPEVINDIMKAEISAMDERHQRGRAIIEKAGEYAPAWGMIGTLIGLVLMLNNLTSPETIGPSMAVALLTTFYGSLLANLVFIPMAGKLENQTDEEIFLKMIMIEGVIGVQSGQNPKILEEKLSAFLSNEQKNQSLSEESEEELAGATAHEV; translated from the coding sequence ATGAGACGGAGCGATTTATTAACACCTATCGGTATATTTATTGGATTAACAATGGTTTTATTTGGGATATATTTTAACGGCGGACTATCAGGGATGGTATCCTTTGTCCAAATTTCTTCTATTTTAGTTGTATTAGGAGGCTTGCTCGGTGCCTTATTAGTAAACTTTGATTTACGCCAACTGAAAATGACCGTTAAAGTATTTAAAGAAGCGTTCCGAAAGAATGACCATGATGTAAAAGAATTGATTCAATTATTCGTCAGACTTTCGGAAAAAGCGAGAAGAGAAGGTTTACTAGCGCTAGAATCGGAATTGGATGAGGTTGAAGATCCGTTCATTAAAAAAGGTGTTTTATTAGCGATTGATGGTATTGAACCTGAAGTGATCAATGACATCATGAAAGCAGAAATCTCGGCTATGGATGAACGACACCAGCGAGGTAGAGCTATTATAGAAAAAGCAGGAGAATATGCTCCGGCTTGGGGAATGATTGGAACGTTAATCGGTCTCGTGTTAATGTTAAACAATTTAACAAGTCCCGAAACAATCGGTCCAAGTATGGCCGTAGCCCTACTTACTACTTTTTATGGAAGTTTATTAGCTAACTTAGTCTTCATACCAATGGCCGGTAAGTTGGAAAATCAAACAGATGAAGAAATCTTTTTAAAGATGATTATGATTGAAGGAGTTATTGGAGTTCAATCCGGTCAAAATCCGAAAATTTTAGAAGAAAAACTGAGCGCGTTTCTATCAAATGAACAAAAAAATCAATCCCTAAGTGAAGAATCCGAAGAAGAATTGGCAGGGGCGACGGCACATGAAGTATAA
- the ccpA gene encoding catabolite control protein A: MNVTIYDVAREANVSMATVSRVVNGNPNVKPATRKKVLTAIEKLGYRPNAVARGLASKKTTTVGVIIPDISSIFFAELARGIEDIATMYKYNIILSNSDQNKDKEIHLINSMLGKQVDGIVFMGGKITDEHIKEFESAPVPVVLAATIDDTNTIPSVNINYEQGAFEAVQLLLEHGHAKIGFVAGMADTEMNTQKNSGYKRALTENGQPIDDNLIFKGDYTYQAGLDSVEYFLSLSEKPGAIFVSTDEMALGVIHGIQDRGLRVPEDIEVVGFDNTRLATMVRPTLSTVVQPMYDIGAVSMRLLTKIMNKEQVTDQNVILPHRIVERSSTK; encoded by the coding sequence ATGAATGTAACAATTTATGATGTAGCAAGAGAGGCCAATGTTTCCATGGCGACCGTTTCCCGAGTAGTTAATGGAAACCCAAATGTAAAACCAGCAACAAGAAAAAAAGTTCTCACTGCCATTGAGAAGTTAGGGTACCGCCCAAACGCGGTTGCAAGAGGACTTGCTAGTAAAAAAACAACAACTGTAGGGGTTATTATTCCCGATATATCAAGTATATTTTTTGCAGAACTTGCCAGAGGAATTGAAGATATCGCGACGATGTACAAATATAACATTATTTTAAGTAATTCTGATCAAAACAAAGACAAAGAAATTCATTTAATTAACTCGATGTTAGGTAAACAAGTAGATGGTATTGTATTTATGGGTGGCAAAATTACGGATGAACATATTAAAGAATTTGAAAGTGCACCTGTTCCAGTTGTGTTAGCAGCAACGATTGATGATACAAATACAATACCATCGGTAAATATTAACTATGAGCAAGGTGCATTTGAAGCGGTTCAACTACTGTTAGAACATGGACATGCTAAAATTGGTTTCGTAGCAGGAATGGCTGATACGGAAATGAATACACAAAAAAATAGTGGCTATAAACGTGCCCTTACTGAAAATGGTCAGCCAATTGATGACAACCTTATCTTTAAAGGAGATTATACGTATCAAGCTGGATTAGATTCGGTGGAATATTTTTTAAGTTTAAGCGAAAAACCTGGAGCAATTTTTGTATCCACGGATGAAATGGCACTAGGAGTCATTCACGGTATCCAAGATAGAGGATTGCGCGTTCCTGAAGATATAGAAGTTGTTGGATTTGATAATACAAGGTTAGCTACGATGGTTCGTCCAACACTTTCAACGGTAGTACAACCAATGTATGATATTGGAGCAGTGTCGATGCGTTTGTTAACGAAAATTATGAATAAAGAGCAAGTTACAGATCAAAATGTAATTTTACCTCATCGAATTGTTGAAAGAAGTTCAACAAAATAG